From Aspergillus fumigatus Af293 chromosome 5, whole genome shotgun sequence, a single genomic window includes:
- a CDS encoding cytochrome P450, translating to MAQTIVLAVLAAVYLLIRYLNRTDIPKIKGLPEIPGVPIFGNLLQLGDRHATVAARWAKKYGPVFQVRMGNKRIVFANSFESVKQLWIKDQSALISRPTFHTFHSVVSSSQGFTIGTSPWDESCKRRRKAAATALNRPAVQSYMPIIDLESTASIKELLKDCRNGAVDINPTAYFQRFALNTSLTLNYGFRIEGNVDDALLREIVDVERGVSNFRSTSNNWQDYIPLLRIFPKTNREAEEFRVRRDKYLTFLLDMLKERIAKGTDKPCITGNILKDPEAKLNEAEVKSICLTMVSAGLDTVPGNLIMGIAYLASEAGQRIQQKAYEEILKVYPNGDAWEKCLVEEKVPYITALVKETLRFWTVIPICLPRESTKDIVYNGATIPAGTTFFMNAYAADYDDEHFKMPDKFIPERYLDVSEGSGTPHYGYGAGSRMCAGSHLANRELYTAYIRLITAFTMHPARDPADQPILDAIECNAIPTALTTEPKPFKVGFKPRDASKLQQWIAESDERTKEL from the exons ATGGCCCAGACCATCGTCCTTGCCGTCCTCGCGGCGGTGTACTTGCTCATCCGCTACTTGAATCGCACGGATATCCCCAAGATCAAAGGCCTGCCTGAGATTCCCGGAGTGCCTATCTTTGGCAATCTGCTACAGCTGGGGGACCGACATGCCACCGTCGCCGCCAGATGGGCCAAAAAGTACGGTCCGGTGTTCCAGGTGCGCATGGGGAACAAG CGCATCGTCTTTGCCAACAGCTTCGAATCGGTGAAGCAGCTGTGGATCAAAGACCAGTCCGCCCTCATCTCGCGGCCCACCTTCCACACCTTCCATAGCGTCGTGTCCAGCTCCCAGGGTTTTACCATTGGCACCTCGCCCTGGGATGAGTCCTGCAAGCGACGCCGAAAGGCCGCGGCCACGGCGCTGAATCGCCCCGCCGTGCAGTCGTACATGCCCATCATCGACCTCGAGTCCACCGCCAGTATCAAggagctgctcaaggactgCCGCAACGGCGCCGTGGACATCAATCCCACGGCCTACTTCCAGCGGTTCGCGCTCAATACGAGCCTCACCCTCAACTATGGGTTCCGCATTGAAGGCAACGTCGATGACGCCCTCCTGCGCGAGATTGTCGATGTCGAGCGCGGCGTCTCCAACTTTCGCAGTACCAGCAACAACTGGCAGGACTATATCCCGCTGCTGCGCATCTTCCCCAAGACGAATcgcgaggccgaggaatTCCGGGTGCGTCGCGACAAGTACCTGACGTTCTTGCTGGATATGCTCAAGGAGCGGATCGCCAAGGGCACCGACAAGCCATGCATTACCGGCAACATTCTCAAAGATCCCGAAGCCAAGCTCAACGAGG CCGAGGTGAAATCCATCTGCTTGACCATGGTCTCTGCCGGCCTGGATACCGTCCCTGGCAACCTGATCATGGGCATCGCCTACCTGGCCTCGGAGGCCGGCCAGCGCATCCAGCAAAAGGCCTACGAGGAGATTCTAAAGGTCTACCCGAATGGAGACGCGTGGGAAAAGTGCCTCGTCGAGGAGAAAGTGCCCTACATCACGGCCCTCGTCAAGGAAACCCTGAGATTTTGGACCGTCATCCCCATCTGCCTGCCCCGCGAGAGCACCAAGGACATTGTCTACAACGGCGCCACCATTCCGGCGGGAACGACCTTTTTCATG AACGCATACGCCGCCGACTACGACGACGAGCACTTCAAGATGCCCGACAAGTTCATTCCCGAACGGTACCTCGACGTCAGCGAAGGCTCGGGCACCCCTCACTACGGCTACGGCGCTGGATCGCGCATGTGCGCCGGCTCCCACCTGGCCAACCGGGAACTGTACACGGCGTACATCCGCCTGATCACGGCCTTTACGATGCATCCGGCACGCGATCCCGCTGACCAGCCAATCTTGGATGCGATCGAGTGCAATGCCATTCCGACCGCGTTGACGACGGAGCCCAAGCCATTCAAGGTGGGATTCAAGCCCCGGGACGCGTCCAAGCTGCAGCAATGGATTGCCGAGAGTGATGAGCGGACCAAGGAGTTGTAG